The window ATGGTTCTAGTAATGATGTAACACAAAGTGAATGCTGGTTGCCCGACTTTAGGATCATGTCGATTTTGTAACCTTTGTTGCGCGTGCCCTCTTTGGTAGCCTGTGAATATCTAACCagatctctctccctccctccctccctcagcccccccccccccccccccccccccccccacactcaAAGTAACCAGATGTTCTGCCACGATTTTTATATCAAAGATCTATTGAACAATGCTGAGAAACTCATGGCATGTTTACATGCTACTATGTTGCAAGTTATGGGTTATGTTTCCTTAATAAATCATACCTTTGGGGGTATTAATTATCATTGTCATTCACGACTTCTCTTGTTTCAAGTAAACATGGTCTCAGCCTTGTTATCAATTCATCTTTTGAACTTGTGTGTGTTTAGATGTGAATCGCCCATATCATGTACCAAGTGATGCGTTTAAGTTTAGGTTTGGTCACACAATGGGTCAACCACTAATCAAGTATCGAACTTAACACAAGTATAATACAACATTGTCATCCATGTGAGTCGAACTTAAAAGCTTTTActcacaagtgaagagaaatatttcTAGATTGTAGTATCATTTTTGGTATatcattttgattttattaaCAATAATGGTGTCTATCAATGACTTACTGTCCGCTTTTTTCCATCTTTAGACCCCAAGCATGGCGTAATCAAATGCCCGAATAAGAAACCCTTATAAGcccaaacaaaacccaatccATCTTTTAGCAAAAATAATCTTGATATTTGTATAACTCCTCATTTTAAttcttgagatttaaaatcaaaagaagtggtctctaacattatccaccatcaatcattttgatcattggGTGAAAAagtatgttaaataaggatcaaaatgacaaaactatcctcaatttaataaataatatgcCAAAACGATTTGACCAAAAATGtggatatttttgtcattttattcttattttatgaaaatttttcaCAGAATAACTAAAATAATTCACCGTAGATAAAtatataaatcaaaataaaaagttatgcAAACCTCGtcaaaatgagaagttatgcAAATCGGGATAACATTTTGACTATAAACTCCCCAATGAAATTCATTGGTTAGTGCTGCTGTAACGTGTAAAACCCtaatctctctcctcctctcatCGTTTCTCTGCAGTGGCTCGGCTGAACGGCACAACCCTTCTCGACTCTCTCGACTCTGTCGACACTCGAATTCCCAACCAGCAGCAACCACAATGGCAGCATACGACTACGACGACGCAGGCACATACGACGAGACATCGGCGACGCAGCGCCAAACTTCGTCCGGAGCCCCGCCGTCTTCAGACCTCGGATACGACCCCAACTTCGTCCCCGACTCCGTAAAAGCCTTCGTCGTCCACCTCTACCGCCACATCCGTGAGAAGAATGTCTATGAGATCCACCAGATGTACGAGTCCTCGTTCCAGACCATCTCCGATCGGCTCTTCAAGGACACCCCCTGGCCCTCCGTCGACGCCGTCGCCCACTACGTCGACAATGACCACGTCTTCTGCCTCCTCTACCGCGAGATGTGGTTCCGCCACCTCTACGCCCGCCTGTCCCCGACGCTGAAGCAGCGAATCGACTCCTGGGACAATTACTGCAGCGTCTTCCAGGTTGTCCTCCATGGCGTCGTTAATATGCAGCTGCCGAACCAGTGGCTTTGGGACATGGTCGACGAGTTCGTCTACCAGTTCCAGAGTTTCTGCCAGTACAGAGCTAAGATGAAGAACAAAACCGAGCAGGAGATTGCTCTGCTCAGGCAATTTGATCAGGTAATTATCACATTCAGTTCCTCAATGTCagaaaccctaaacccgaaATTGGATTCTCATTGTTGTTTGAGATGACCATAATTGGGGTTTTTTTTGGCAGGCTTGGAATGTGTACGGTGTCCTTAACTTCTTGCAAGCTCTGGTTGAGAAGTCGATGATCATTCAGATTCTTGAGCAAGAGAAGGAAGGGCTCGAGCAGTTTACCGCCACTGATGGGTATGATTATAATGGTGGCAGTAATGTGTTGAAGGTGTTGGGGTATTTCAGCATGGTGGGTTTGCTTCGAGTTCATTGTCTTTTGGGCGATTATCATACCGGTCTGAAGTGCTTGCAGCCCATTGACATTACCCAACAAGGTGTTTTTACCACTGTTATTGGAAGCCACATTACCACCATTTATCATTATGGTTTCGCCAATCTTATGCTGCGGAGGTACATTGTTCATTTTGTATGTTCTTTGTGATTTGACTTTGTTTTGCGTTAGATGTGTACGCATATATAACTTTGTTTAGGTAGCCTTACAAGTATTACTGGTTTTTTGCTGCAGGTATGTGGAAGCAATTCGGGAATTTAATAAGATTCTGTTATACATCTACAAGACCAAGCAGTTCCATCAGAAATCTCCACAGTATGAGCAGATTCTGAAGAAGAATGAGCAGATGTATGCACTGTTGGCAATTGCTCTTTCACTATGCCCCCAGGTGAAGCTTGTTGAGGAAACTGTGAACTCTCAGTTGCGCGAGAAGTATGGTGAGAAAATGAACAGAATGCAGAGATATGACGATGAAGCCTTTGCTATTTATGATGAGCTCTTCTCCTACGCATGCCCTAAGTTCATTACCCCTTCCCCTCCAAGTTTTGAGGAGCCCCTTGTTAACTACAACCAGGTATGTGAAACGTTACAGTGTTGATATGATGATTTTTCTTGGAGAATAGGGCATACGATTCTAATtattggttgtggttataatgCGTTTACATGATTTGGTGGTAGACTTGATGCATAGCATCAGCAAACACTTGAGCAATAACAAAAATTCCATAGACTGAAATTTGATGGTGTCATACCAGAGAGAGAAGTGGCCTTTAGGCTCTGGGGGTTTAAGGTTGGaaacagaaataaaaaagaagtctTACTATTAGATATGCGGATGTTTGAGGCAAAGTGTTGGTGGAGTTCctctctgtctttctctctGAATGGGTTTGCGCGCGGGCATGTGTTCACAATTAATATATTCGATTTACCAATTGCAGGACGCTTATAGACTTCAATTGAAACTGTTCCTTTATGAAGTGAAGCAGCAACAGTTATTATCAGGCGTCAGGACCTTCTTACAAGTCTATTCATCCATCTCCGTAGGAAAGCTCGCAAGCTACATGGAAGTGGATGAATCCAAGTTGAGGTACTTAATGAGGATTCTGTTACTTATGTTTGTCTAATTCTTGTTTTGATTATATAATATTTGTTGTTTTGTCACTCTGTCTTGTAGGACAATCTTGTTGACATACAAGCACAAGACACATGCTGTTGATACTGAGGGAAAAGTTATCTCCAATGCTGATGTGGATTTCTATATTGACGATGTATGTTTTCTTCTATTACCTTTTATCTTGTTAATGGAAACATGAACTCCTTATGCACTTGGTTTATGGGACGTTTGTCGAGGTGATTATAAAGTTGCCTCAGAAGATCTAAAACAGTGTTACCTTAAGTCGTCAGCTGGCCTTATGCAGCGTCGCTCCCTTTTTATATTTCAAATAcaattcttttctgttttttgatTCTTAAATTATGTTAGGTCGACTCATAGTTTTCTTAAGTGAACATGTGATTTCGGTCTGTAGTTTGACTTAACTATGCAATTCAATGcccaaaaggaaaaacaaaaagtgtgaatGCAGAATGGTTGTCTTTGGAAATGGGTTCAGTTACTCTGATATGCCCTTCTTTTACACTTGGAGGATCTGCGTCTATCGATGTTTTCTTCACATCAATGATGACTTATTTACTGGGAAATTGTTAGCCTTATCTAGTGTAAATTAGAATGGTAAATGATGACGCATATGTTTTCTGCGTGTAAGATTTCTATTCTACTGCAGGACTTGATTTCTGTCGTCGAATCAAAACCAGCAAAACGATATGGGGATTACTTCTTGCGACAAATCGTTAAGGTATGCACAATTCCTTGCTTTCCCTTATTTAATGAAATCTTAATTAGCAGCGTTAGGCAAGTAAATAGTTAATCGCCCTGTTTAATATCTTTGAACTTTTTCATTACAGCTTGAAGGGGTGATCAATGATATGGACAGGGTAAAGCTTGATTGAGTCATCCGTCGCTTTCTAAATTACCGTCCTCTCCTGCAATTTTTGCTCGTTTAGATTCGTGTAATGacgttttgagatttttttacttcttgctAATTACCTGCCTCATGTACCTGCTCGGCTGGTCTTTTGAATTGGCGGATGTCGTTTAACTCTTAGAATTATCGAAATGTAactttccaagttttttttttccccctgaATCCAAGTCATAATTTGGTGCATCGGATATTTGTCAAAACACATGTCACATGATGAGAGAgatatttatatgtaaatatATAGTTGGGTTTTAGTTAAGTTTGAATTATGGCATGGATTATTACTTGTGATACTTATTTTATGAAACTCCTTAAAAGAACTTATCTTTCGTTCAAATGCCTCGTACTCCATCCATATATGAACAGATTTATAATTGATGAGTAAAATAATTATCCAATGTCACGTGATGAGAGATAAACCATATCTTAGTGCACAATATGCAATTAGGCCCTAGATGTGGAATAAGGATCCTTTTTAGATTCTTTCAGAGATATTTTAATTACattcgtttattgtatatcatgtgataaaaaattattataaattttttatttaaaattaaatataaacaatatctAACGAAAATCGAAcacataatgtacgatgaacggatgtaaTTAGAGGATCTTTGAAATCCTCAtaatcgtatatcgtgcgattataaattattataaatttttttatttaaaattaaatataaataacatCTGACAAAAATCGATCACataatatatgatgaacgaatATGATTGAAAGATCTTTGAAATTCTCAAAAAGAGGATCTAGGTGCGGTCACTCATGCTAATTGACTTTCGGGGAAGGCAACATTTGACGACAGCGATTACGTTAATTTCCCTGTCGTTTTTTCAATCCGCTAATTTTGTGAGCGGGAGAATTAGACTCGCAAGTCGCAATGGTTGTCAATTCTCGCTTGTCCTTTTCCATGTACCATTTTTCATTATACAATAATAAAACTTATTTATAGATTGTCCCCCCtaattgatttttataatttttttaacagcAACGGACTTATAGCTCCGGTAAGAATATTAATATTCGCACTCGCTTTTTTTGTGCATATTCATTCTTTTCCTATATCATttgtttcacaaaaaaaaaaaaaaaaatgtacacagCAATAGTTTTTTACTTTATAAAGTGCATGCTTGTATATTCGTAGTGTCGAtaacaactataaaaaaaaaatattaatttcattttcagCATACTATTTTTAGTCATCATGATAGAAAATTTATGGctgaataaaaatataaaacagttTAGTCACCTTTTGAaaaaattttagtccaaaatgGATCAAATTAATATTGAATGTTCAACCTGTCAAGAATTAGTCAAATATTATTTGGGTAATAAATACATGTACTAAGACAAATTTGGATGACATTTTATGAACATGAAGCCTCTGTCTTTGGTTTCTACTCCTACTTTTTTGAATGTTAGTTGTGTGGTTTTAACTTGGATTTGCAT of the Pyrus communis chromosome 1, drPyrComm1.1, whole genome shotgun sequence genome contains:
- the LOC137741490 gene encoding uncharacterized protein; this encodes MAAYDYDDAGTYDETSATQRQTSSGAPPSSDLGYDPNFVPDSVKAFVVHLYRHIREKNVYEIHQMYESSFQTISDRLFKDTPWPSVDAVAHYVDNDHVFCLLYREMWFRHLYARLSPTLKQRIDSWDNYCSVFQVVLHGVVNMQLPNQWLWDMVDEFVYQFQSFCQYRAKMKNKTEQEIALLRQFDQAWNVYGVLNFLQALVEKSMIIQILEQEKEGLEQFTATDGYDYNGGSNVLKVLGYFSMVGLLRVHCLLGDYHTGLKCLQPIDITQQGVFTTVIGSHITTIYHYGFANLMLRRYVEAIREFNKILLYIYKTKQFHQKSPQYEQILKKNEQMYALLAIALSLCPQVKLVEETVNSQLREKYGEKMNRMQRYDDEAFAIYDELFSYACPKFITPSPPSFEEPLVNYNQDAYRLQLKLFLYEVKQQQLLSGVRTFLQVYSSISVGKLASYMEVDESKLRTILLTYKHKTHAVDTEGKVISNADVDFYIDDDLISVVESKPAKRYGDYFLRQIVKLEGVINDMDRVKLD